Proteins found in one Mytilus edulis chromosome 2, xbMytEdul2.2, whole genome shotgun sequence genomic segment:
- the LOC139512439 gene encoding C-type Lectin CRL-like, with protein sequence MNFYFICIQLLMEYLFDSFAENVGNFMIKKDTKFPSLSNPTYITTSKLECALQCQKTKCCAASYNGATNACYFNVTHCYFDVEASPGWEVLHTILSKVFVNELKTWPDAEAHCISFGGHLAKVLKPADDELLKSLIPEGVNYVWIDGSDEGKEGNWTWNNPMENILLDYWGPNRPDNAGSGQDCMIYRYFSGEYLWDDRECTDNDYPFICDI encoded by the exons atgaatttttatttcatttgtattcaACTTTTAATGGAGTATTTATTTGATAGTTTTGCCGAAAATGTTGGGAATTTCATGATTAAAAAGGACACAAAATTTCCGTCTTTATCAAATCCAACATACATTACCACTTCAAAATTGGAATGTGCTCTTCAATGTCAGAAGACAAAATGTTGTGCTGCAAGTTATAATGGAGCGACAAATGCATGCTATTTTAATGTAACACATTGTTATTTTGACGTAGAAGCCTCACCTGGTTGGGAAGTATTACATACTATATT ATCCAAAGTATTCGTCAATGAACTAAAAACATGGCCAGATGCAGAG GCACACTGTATTTCCTTCGGAGGACATCTTGCCAAGGTTTTGAAACCTGCTGATGATGAGTTACTTAAAAGCCTCATACCTG AAGGGGTTAATTATGTTTGGATCGACGGTTCTGATGAAGGAAAAGAGGGTAACTGGACATGGAATAACCCAATGGAGAATATTTTACTTGATTATTGGGGTCCTAACAGACCTGATAACGCCGGTAGTGGTCAGGATTGTATGATTTACCGTTATTTCAGTGGTGAATATCTATGGGACGACCGCGAATGTACTGATAATGACTATCCATTTATTTGTGACATATGA